Part of the Neoarius graeffei isolate fNeoGra1 chromosome 15, fNeoGra1.pri, whole genome shotgun sequence genome is shown below.
ttattcatacaatacaatacgcccgtgctttccagctgtaaataaaacgtcaaaatgactcaaaacgaccgtggagctacatggagcaaagacgaagttatgtgtttgttggagctttggggagacgagcgatgccaggaacagttgagGGGTACACATCGAAATATCGACGTGTACAGACAACTGTCGTGTGATCGCCGCTGCTTCATGGGCGAAGATGCGGCCAgtcgcactccggagcagtgctgacagactgtacattgacaacaaaaagcacacacacattgtttcatccaccatattctcggaaggaagttactcggtaaccacggaaacatttcacgcacgcgcatttcgactaccgtgaaagaaaactgcaaacatttctcgctagtgtggacagatgcactaaactgtaccggtatactttgtatcgatacagttataccactatcgtaccggtatatatgtgaacacagctttagtcGTGCAGGTCGGTCCTCTCTTgtgttgtcacatttcagttctgtttgatgttttggtcgtcatggttgttttgatggcaggccagatgagcgactacgtccttgacgttttgGTTATATTTGCATACAACTGTTTGTACAGATGCTCAGGGTACCTTCAATTGCTTGCAAATTGGAGATTAAATATCTTTGGCCTGGGTGAATGTAAACTTTTGGCCTCAGCTGTGTCACAAGATTGCAACAAAACACTTACATGATGTTGAGAAGATCCTCCAGGTCTAGATTAAAATGTTAAGAAGTAATTTTTACAGTAATCACGTAATACCATCTTTGTAATATAGCAGTTCTTCCAGTAATTGATTATTATGGATGTGAAAAGGATACTGAAAGATTCGCAGACGTTTGTTTCAAGATCATACAAACAGCTACACAGCTCCCGTGGGTCAGAGGTGAAACCTGATAACtaggtacaagaaagaaagaagtcaaGAACAACTAATTTCCTGATTAGGATTTACAACAACTGCCACTTTTTGGCGTAATCACACAATAATCACAAATTCTGATGTGCAGAAGTTCATAGCTACAGGAAATAGTTCTGGAACGACTATTTGTGATTAACTTATGGATATAGTTGGATTTAAAAAAAGTATGCGTTTTTCTGAAATAAATAAGTTCTAAATAAAACTACTTTTTGCACTGGCAAATTACTGTAATAGAAAATGAGTCTTATGTGCATCAAGAACTTTCCAATCAGTCCTGTTTAATCCACTttaatctacactaccgttcaaaagtttggggtcactccgaaatgtccttatttttgaaagaaaagcactgttcttttcaatgaagatcactttaaactaatcagaaatccactctatacattgctaatgtggtaaatgactattctagctgcaaatgtctggtttttggtgcaatatctccataggtgtatagaggcccatttccagcaactctcactccagtgttctaatggtacaatgtgtttgctcattgcctcagaaggctaatggatgattagaaaacccttgtacaatcatgttagcacagctgaaaacagttgagctctttagagaagctataaaactgaccttcctttgagcagactgctacatccacacgacaatggcaacgagatgttatttaaaaatatatcgcgtccaaatgggcaacaatcagtaaaatatcaggtccatatggcaacacaacgcttgctgaaaacgatgcaatacacatgccacacctctaggggcgctgtaagacggtcccttcggagacaccagaacaatagaagtagtaaggacgcatgcgcataaactattatgcgcgagacttcatattagccacaaagtcaggaaaatctgttcgtaaaattacattataatgaccaaatacaatgaaaagtatttttccagtctcacctgtgaaaggtaatcccatgtgatctcgtttggacggcaaacctgttggtacagttaaacgcagctaatctttattctccgctttgacctatccaatatggtggcgaggatggcgtatgattctacgcggaaggcggcgtctttaatggtccggaataaattgaatactacaggttgatggattaatttgttgtttctcacctgtgaaaggttatcccatatgatctcgtttggacggtaaacctgttggtacagttaaaggcagcacatgaatctttattctccgctttgacctatccaatatggcggcgaggatgacgtatgattctacgcggaaggtggcgtctttaatggtccggaataaattgaatgatacactattacacgttgatggattaatttgctcctctacgccctttttgaggaatgtattgtcggacttaaaccagcatctgaagaggtgagatcgctccttttttttccctattttttgctggtgggattgactctgccctaagggcagagtctctctctctctctcactttgcaccattacacaataaatattcacagtgaaaatattttgtaagcgcgtttcatgaaccaagttataggatttgttgacaactcgcatcgcaatgagattgcgcattggcactactggtgttaagaatcagaccattttataaatgattattttgctgtagagctgcagtgtttgtacaattgcatgtttgtacaattgcatatgagagagagagagagagagagagagagagagagagagagagagagagaggggtaggtgaGCCCATATATCGTCCTGTCCACATTGATTAGGTGTGAAATGTAAGCTATTATGCCGCCGCTGAATAGGCCTgccctattactgtcactattctgcttcttgccttactactgtgaactaacactgaacataacaataataataataataataataatatccaagctcgtgtttcactctcactagtgctctgtaaggctttttcctggtgatattcgttacacttctacccagcgtgaagcactcacagtcatgtggttgtgacgtcatcgtaaacaaatcctttctactcatccagacgacttcacaacggcaacgttgccagatctttccactctggaacccgttctcaaaaagattgcgttttgggcacccaaaacgccggtgccgtgtggacgccaggcctaaacgataagcaattgtatcggagtcacctgaatccgttgccgtgtggacagggccttctggagcatcgcatttgtggggtcgattaaatgctcaaaatggtcagaaaaatgtcttgactatattttctattcattttacaacttatggtggtaaataaaagtgtgacttttcatggaaaacacaaaattgtctgggtgaccccaaacttttgaacggtagtgtataaacacTTAGTACTTGatagttaaaggggaacagagggcaatatatagagtaaatataacaataaaacacacattaatgaaccttattcaagacttacaaaagttttttgttctaaggttggaaagttatagtgttttgaaagtagctcgagcaaactatttccgcagtttgaacagcccgccatgatattaattttacccaatcagaatgcacgttcattttctctgcgtaacactcatgacgtatgtatgtgcccagttgtgttggctcattgaggttgggaatagcacgtgcgaatcggaaagtaggatgaattgtaagtgatcggctacacgatgccacagtgtgttgctttcgggtgtaataacaggaccgatggaaagcataacgatcctccagacgtgtcttttcactcgtttccgctgaaaaacaccaagcgagttcgagctttcttctcttctttcgtcatcaccggagtcgagagtacctctcctaggttcaaactggtacccttctaagccatagcctgcttgcagtgtgtcttgcgggatctcttcgtatgattcgacagagctgtcgctttcacttgatgcgcccgacgccatgattacacgcttatctcctagtgcagtgggtagggctgacgtcacggtcttttaaaaatggcgactcttgtgccatttagcgtaccgactattatatttacaattaccaagatatttcgttgttttctagtatataaatttgatagaatacttaagaatacgttactttgtcacatcagcaactgtatatattatatttggtacccctttaactgACCACTGTGTGTATCAAACACAAGTCTTTCATTACATTTAAAGATGTGATGCTGTTAAGTTTTTAAATCTCACTCCAGAAAGCCCACTGTGTCAGCCAATTAGATTCAAGATTCTGAAGCTTATGGCCAGCTGATGATGATGTATTAACTGTAGAATGTTCCTACAGTATCAGCTCCTCATTTCCTACTCACCCACAAGGCATCATCGTTGACCACCACCAAGGCAAACTCGTGCCTCTTGTCAATTTTGTGCTTTGTTCTCACAAACATTTCAATCATCTTCTGGGAGATATTAAGGGCGTTCATCTTGGATCTGAAAACGAGAACTTGTTTCAAACAAAGATTTCTAGAAGACTGTAAACGTGGTTGAATTTAAAGTTGACTGAAGAATATTACCCATTGAAGGACTCCAGTTTTTGCAGGGACATTTCCTCtgacaaatccaaacagatgatcTATTTTGGAGGCGTAAtacacaccatcaccaccacaatGACTTAATAATTAAGTGAAATTTAGATATTCATTTATCTCAATTTCTCGACTCACCACTTTTTCAGGGCAGTTGACTCTTGGTGCTCGTAGCTGGAGTTCTGAAGCTAGAGGAATCTGCGAAGCCAGTGAGGGCTGGCTTGGTTTGGGTCTTTCTTTGGCAGCAGTCATTGAAGCAGGCACTGCACTGGACATGACGCTTGCTGTGGTAGCGACTGCAGCAGCGATGGGGGCAGAAATAGTCGTCGTGATGGTGGACGTGGAACCCGGAGGACTGTCCGTGCTGGCCGCTTCTCCTTCTCCCTCCACTCGACTTCCCACGGTAGGTTGTGAAGGTGGAGGACTGTTCAGGCCACCGTTACTGCTCCGTCTGTCCTCCGCTCCCTCCGGATTGGAGCGTGTCCTCAGTCGCAGCTCTGCCATTCGCTCCTCTCCATCTGCTGGGCCTGGATCTGCGCTCTCCATCACACCTGCTCACTGGTCGGCGTGTACCAACAATCTGCAAATGAAATGTGCAAATTGCACATTAAAAATACCATCACAACAATTTATACTGCATTCAGAAGAATGTTTAATTCAAAGGCTAACCTTATCTTAAAATCTATCTCCAGGTTATACTGAAAATCAACTGTTCTAGCTTTTTGCGACTGCAGCTCCCAGTAAGCAGTTCCCGACTGCACAGCTGGTAATTACACCCTCCTGTACTTATCTTAAACCTGAAATGGTATACATTTCCTATCTTTTGTAGGCTATCAGTTCTGTATGATTAAATTGTTTGTCATCAATTTTTTAAATGGTAAattgtgagaaaaaaaaatcaacattgcACATGCCTAGTTCTCGCCCCTTTTAGGAAATCATTTTCTGGGGCTTTTCCAGGATGTTTTATAGCTCTATTCAGTTCATTATTTGACAACAAATATTACTGAAACATCAGACGTAAAGTACATTCATGGCcaggagtccaagagagcaaaactgcctgactctggctctctcctttatcCATCACAGAGACACTGAccaatcatgggtgtctgtgagctcatgtatgtggaagagggcagatagttcATTCCTCAGTCTGTTATACTATTGTGTGACACAACaggagcaggcggcacggtggtgtagtggttagcgctgtcgcctcacagcaagaaggtccgggttcgagccccgtggccggcgagggcctttctgtgtggagtttgcatgttctccccgtgtccgcgtgggtttcctccgggtgctccggtttcccccacagtccaaagacatgcaggttaggttaactggtgattctaaattgaccgtaggtgtgaatgtgagtgtgaatggttgtctgtgtctatgcgtcagtcctgtgatgacctggcgacttgtccagggtgtaccctgcctttcacccgtagtcagctgggataggctccagctcgcctgcgaccctgtagaacaggataaagcggctacagatgatgagagatgagatgagaaaaaaaaaagagcatgcgCTGCTTGCCATCATATGAGATCAGAGATCTAACTGGTGGGTTGGAATTGGCCAAAATTAAATTAGAGAGATGATCTGGGAAAAATATAAGTAAATCAAATGGGCTGATGCTGTTACAGCCCAGCGGCTGGCTAAGTTTAGTTTAAATCCACCACCAGATTATAAGCTACAAGAAGGTTTTTTAAGG
Proteins encoded:
- the babam1 gene encoding BRISC and BRCA1-A complex member 1, with protein sequence MESADPGPADGEERMAELRLRTRSNPEGAEDRRSSNGGLNSPPPSQPTVGSRVEGEGEAASTDSPPGSTSTITTTISAPIAAAVATTASVMSSAVPASMTAAKERPKPSQPSLASQIPLASELQLRAPRVNCPEKVIICLDLSEEMSLQKLESFNGSKMNALNISQKMIEMFVRTKHKIDKRHEFALVVVNDDALWLSGFTSDPRELCSCLYDLETNVCESFNLEDLLNIILQKIELPLMDNVQTIPPPFVVRTLLIYSRHAGQLQFNPSDAVSKMLRSPYFFFDVIYLHNGADEQMDDNSWRDTYESFSKLDSKGMCYRFEVSLCGPAIELHNCMAKLLCHPLQRPFQSHASYSLLEGDEPPEIEATV